A single genomic interval of Salvelinus namaycush isolate Seneca chromosome 41, SaNama_1.0, whole genome shotgun sequence harbors:
- the p2ry11 gene encoding P2Y purinoceptor 11: MMDHNSSCHGDKFQVQLLPSMYGVEFCVALVGNLFALRLLATRDRNSWHTGVVLSCNLAISDLLYVLTLPLLIVYYMQDKNWLFGIAVCKIERFLFTCNLYVSIYFIMFISVNRYVAIVYPFFSRNHVNPAKAKAASVIIWIFVTAISSPVLKFASTCPEGSNKTCCVSYSYCTNSDAVAYSHLFYKVFLSVVGCFIPFLVTFASYCAVLRVVWRNVNITSLEKRKVALMVFAVVVLYAISFVPYHLLQSYYFYQKVHKLGSVCDWVYKAYQVSKGLATLNMCIHPLLYMAVFDNIRVACCGRSSADMALNNT; this comes from the coding sequence ATGATGGATCACAACTCTTCTTGTCATGGTGACAAGTTCCAAGTGCAGTTATTGCCTTCAATGTACGGTGTTGAGTTCTGCGTGGCGTTAGTTGGTAACCTGTTTGCCCTGAGGCTCCTGGCGACCAGGGATAGGAACAGCTGGCACACTGGTGTGGTGCTGTCCTGTAACCTGGCCATCAGTGACCTGCTCTATGTCCTCACCCTGCCGCTGCTCATAGTCTACTACATGCAGGACAAGAACTGGCTGTTTGGGATTGCGGTCTGTAAGATAGAACGCTTCCTCTTCACCTGCAACCTGTATGTTAGCATCTACTTCATCATGTTTATCAGTGTGAACCGCTATGTGGCCATTGTGTACCCCTTCTTCAGCCGGAACCATGTGAACCCCGCCAAAGCCAAGGCTGCCAGTGTCATCATCTGGATCTTTGTGACAGCCATCTCCTCTCCTGTGTTGAAGTTTGCCTCCACATGTCCAGAGGGAAGTAACAAAACCTGTTGTGTATCCTACTCCTATTGCACCAACAGTGATGCAGTTGCATACTCTCACTTGTTTTACAAAGTCTTTCTGTCTGTGGTTGGGTGTTTTATTCCCTTCCTGGTCACATTTGCATCATACTGCGCAGTGTTGAGGGTGGTGTGGAGGAATGTGAATATAACCTCCCTGGAGAAACGGAAGGTGGCCCTGATGGTGTTTGCAGTGGTTGTGCTGTATGCCATTTCCTTTGTGCCTTATCACCTCCTCCAGAGCTACTATTTCTACCAGAAGGTTCACAAACTTGGCTCTGTCTGCGACTGGGTGTACAAGGCCTACCAAGTGTCCAAGGGACTGGCTACACTGAACATGTGCATCCATCCACTGCTCTACATGGCTGTGTTTGATAACATCAGAGTGGCCTGCTGTGGAAGGAGCTCAGCAGATATGGCATTGAATAATACATGA
- the ppan gene encoding suppressor of SWI4 1 homolog: MGKSKTKNQKKSRLSANHLAEEVFCAVPHSFVFHRGQVGKNVGQLVEDMRRVMEPFTAESLRVRKKNVLKDFVAVAGPLGVTHFMIFTKTPSSVNMRLARLPKGPMLHFRVTKYSLIKDVVSSLKRHRMHEQQFAHHALLVLNNFGSEGMHVKLMATMFQNMFPSINVHKVALNAIKRCVLVNYDPVSQEIEFRHYSLKVVPVGMSRGVKKLMQEKFPNMSKFEDISELLMKGANLSESEAEQDGDHNITELPQIYSGRGNMASQQSAVRLTEIGPRITMQLVKIEEGMGEGNILYHAVIAKTEEELQEILVRKEAQMKEKQERKKKQEHDVAQKKALREENKKRSMAGIKRKRQEEEEHDPEVEDPGNQDNRPPVVESDDEAEYYRQAVGEEPDEDMFPAAKRRQRPERPSGGPFKKRKPFSGNDRENKYGSKPPHRSGPGGKPRDRMGGDRDRKEGKKFGDGGKSFGKMSPGGKRFGGKKFGDGGKRFGGKTFGDRDKRFGGKFEGGSKFGGKKFGGDGGSKFKGKPRPGGFKKGPGGAKGGFKQRKGKS, translated from the exons ATGGGGAAGTCCAAG ACCAAAAACCAGAAGAAGTCACGTTTGAGTGCGAACCATTTGGCGGAAGAGGTGTTCTGTGCGGTCCCTCACTCCTTCGTGTTTCACCGTGGCCAAGTCGGCAAGAATGTCGGTCAGCTAGTGGAGGACATGCGGCGCGTCATGGAGCCCTTCACTGCAGAATCCCTTAGG GTGAGGAAGAAGAATGTGCTGAAGGACTTTGTGGCTGTAGCAGGACCACTGGGAGTGACACACTTCATGATCTTCACCAAGACGCCCAGTAGTGTCAACATG AGGCTTGCTCGGCTGCCCAAAGGCCCTATGCTCCATTTCCGGGTGACCAAA TACTCCCTTATTAAAGATGTGGTCTCGTCACTGAAGAGGCACAGAATGCACGAACAGCAGTTCGCGCATCATGCACTGCTGGTCCTCAATAACTTTGGCTCGGAGGGCATGCATGTCAAACTTATGGCCACCATGTTCCAAAACATGTTCCCTTCCATCAATGTGCACAAG GTAGCCCTCAATGCCATAAAGAGATGTGTTTTGGTGAACTACGATCCAGTGTCTCAAGAAATTGAATTCCGCCATTA CAGCCTGAAAGTAGTCCCTGTGGGCATGAGTAGAGGCGTGAAGAAGCTGATGCAGGAAAAGTTCCCCAACATGAGCAAGTTTGAGGACATCAGTGAGCTGCTAATGAA AGGGGCTAATCTTTCAGAAAGTGAAGCAGAGCAAGATGGAGATCACAACATAACGGAACTGCCACAGATCTACTCCGGGCGTGGTAACATGGCGTCTCAACAGAGCGCTGTGAGACTGACTGAG ATTGGCCCACGCATCACCATGCAGCTGGTGAAGATCGAGGAGGGAATGGGAGAGGGGAACATACTCTACCATGCAGTCA TCGCCAAGACTGAGGAAGAGCTTCAGGAGATCCTGGTCCGAAAAGAGGCGCAGATGAAAGAAAAGCAGGAACGGAAGAAAAAACAAGAGCATGATGTTGCCCAAAAGAAAGCGTTACGGGAGGAGAACAA GAAAAGAAGCATGGCGGGCATCAAGAGGAAGCgccaggaggaggaagagcatgACCCTGAAGTGGAGGATCCTGGGAACCAGGATAACAGGCCTCCGGTTGTTGAATCTGACGACGAGGCAGAGTACTACAGACAGGCTGTAGGGGAGGAGCCAGACGAAG ATATGTTCCCTGCAGCCAAGAGGAGGCAAAGACCTGAAAGGCCCTCAGGAGGACCCTTCAAGAAGAGGAAACCGTTCTCTGGCAATGACAGGGAAAACAAATATGGTTCCAAGCCACCTCATAGGTCTGGTCCAGGAGGGAAACCCAGAGACCGAATGGGGGGTGACAGAGacaggaaagagggaaagaaatttGGGGATGGAGGCAAATCTTTTGGAAAGATGTCACCGGGGGGCAAGAGGTTTGGAGGAAAGAAATTTGGGGATGGGGGCAAACGGTTTGGAGGGAAGACATTTGGTGATAGGGATAAAAGATTTGGAGGGAAGTTTGAGGGGGGCAGTAAATTTGGGGGAAAGAAATTTGGGGGTGATGGGGGTTCTAAGTTTAAGGGCAAACCTCGTCCTGGTGGTTTCAAGAAGGGTCCGGGAGGGGCGAAGGGAGGCTTCAaacagaggaaggggaagagCTGA
- the LOC120034201 gene encoding eukaryotic translation initiation factor 3 subunit G, whose translation MPSIEYDDSKPSWADQVEEEGDEGTLPPPKETVKGNIKTITEYKIDEDGKKFKIIRTFKIETRKASKAVARRKNWKKFGNSEYDPPGPNVADTTVSDDVFMVFISSKEDLNAQDVEEDPMNKLKGQKIVSCRICKGDHWTTRCPYKDTLGPMQKELAEQLGLSTGDPTKTAGDEPEPAAPAAGSKTGKYVPPSLRDGSTRRGESMQPNRRGASDDNATIRVTNLSEDTRETDLQELFRPFGSISRIYLAKDKNTGQSKGFAFISFHRREDAARAIAGVSGFGYDHLILNVEWAKPSNN comes from the exons ATGCCGTCGATTGAATACGACGA TTCCAAGCCCAGCTGGGCCGATCAGGTTGAAGAGGAGGGAGACGAAG GTACCCTACCCCCTCCAAAAGAAACCGTCAAAGGAAATATCAAAACCATCACGGAATACAAGATCGATGAGGATGGAAAGAAGTTCAAG ATTATTCGCACCTTCAAGATTGAGACTAGGAAGGCCTCCAAAGCTGTTGCCAGGAGAAAG AACTGGAAGAAGTTTGGCAACTCAGAGTATGACCCACCAGGTCCCAATGTTGCTGATACCACAGTCAGTGATGATGTCTTTATGGTGTTCATCTCTAGCAAAGAG GACCTGAATGCCCAAGATGTGGAAGAGGACCCCATGAACAAGCTGAAGGGACAGAAGATAGTGTCCTGTCGAATCTGTAAAGGAGACCATTGGACCACCCGCTGCCCCTACAAGGACACTCTGGGCCCCATGCAGAAGGAGCTGGCCGAGCAGCTGGGCCTGTCCACTGGAGACCCGACAAAGACTGCCGGGG ACGAGCCTGAGCCTGCCGCACCAGCTGCAGGGAGCAAAACGGGGAAGTATGTGCCCCCCAgcctgagggacggcagcacacGTAGAGGAGAGTCCATGCAACCCAATCGCCGTGGTGCAT CTGATGACAACGCCACCATCCGTGTGACCAACCTGTCTGAGGACACACGCGAGACGGATCTGCAGGAGCTCTTCAGGCCGTTCGGATCCATCTCCAGGATCTACCTGGCCAAGGACAAAAACACAGGCCAGTCCAAG GGCTTTGCCTTTATCAGTTTCCACCGCAGGGAGGATGCAGCCAGAGCCATCGCAGGAGTGTCAGGATTTGGATACGATCATCTTATCCTCAATGTGGAATGGGCCAA ACCATCAAACAACTGA
- the LOC120034394 gene encoding DNA (cytosine-5)-methyltransferase 1-like: MPANTSLSLPVDVRKRLEVLEKDEDGISDEDRVKEKVKLVQDFLHADAQDQLSSLKAKMKSSEISMDGYLSKVKALLGRELCVENGSHGDVVEQNCKNGKTNGSAANGDSHKEEDEEGIMDTKEADAMKSPAPKGKGGRKNKSDSEPKKSPGSRVTRNSVSGKQPTILSMFSKVQKRKSDEVNGEVMNGEVEEKEKVDPDTEEEETQEEKRFKVEPDNKPVAEDATSEKMKAVAAAKTPPPKCPDCRQYLDDSDLKLFQGDPDNALDEPEMLTDERLSLFDSNEDGFENYEELPQHKITNFCVYDKRGHLCPFDSGLIEKNVELYFSCAVKPIYDDNPCMDGGVPAKKLGPINAWWITGFDGGEKALIGFTTAFADYILMDPREEYAPIFAVMQEKIYMSKMVVEFLQKNPDVSYEDLLNKIETTVPPAGLNFNRFTEDTLLRHAQFVVEQVESYDEAGDSDEQPIIVTPCMRDLIKLAGVTLGKRRAARRQAIRHPTKIEKDSKGGPTRATTTKLVYKIFDTFFSDQIDQNEKDGGTKRQRCGVCEVCLVPDCGKCSACKDMIKFGGSGRSKQACQKRRCPNLAVKEAEDDENVEEEELLPVKAPSKKVSKAKTKKRSNGKLTWVGDSIKTEGKKQYYMKACMDNEVLELGDCVSVSSDDPSILLYLARITSLWEDNNGKWFHAHWFCRGTDTVLGESSDPLELFLVEDCEDMQLSYIEGKVNVMYKAPSDSWFMEGGMVEDIKVIDDDNGKNFFYQLWYEGDCARFETPPTSTPQEDFKYNFCASCSRAEEREEQETPRVFEPIKDEDHDSKALYALACLKGEQFRVGDSCYLPPDAYNFSVKAASPVKRPHRKEDVDEELYPEYYRKHSDYIKGSNLDAPEPFRVGRIKEIFCHRRSNGKADVSEVKLRLYKFYRPENTHKGVKAGYHTDINQLYWSDEEVTVNMSEVLGRCRVEYGEDLNETVQDFSSGGPDRFYFLEAYNAKSKSFEDPPNHARSAVNKGKGKGKGKGKGKGKSSSAQEPPDQEPQDPKVPKLRTLDVFSGCGGLSEGFHQAGIAETLWAIEMWDPAAQAFRLNNPGTTVFTEDCNVLLKLVMSGEKTNSLGQRLPQKGDVEMLCGGPPCQGFSGMNRFNSRTYSKFKNSLVVSYLSYCDYYRPKFFLLENVRNFVSFKSSMVLKLTLRCLVRMGYQCTFGVLQAGQYGVAQTRRRAIILAAAPGEKLPRYPEPLHVFAPRACSLNVVVDDKKYFSNVTRGNGGVYRTITVRDTMSDLPEIRNGASALEISYNGEPQSWFQRKIRGTQYQPILKDHICKDLSALVAARMRHIPLAPGSDWRDLPNMEVRLRDGTSSKKLRYTHPDKKNGRSSSGALRGVCTCSGGVPCDPADRQFNTLIPWCLPHTGNRHNHWAGLYGRLEWDGFFSTTVTNPEPMGKQGRVLHPEQHRVVSVRECARSQGFPDTYRFFGNVLDKHRQVGNAVPPPLSRAIGLEIKKCVLERIKEENEKENGKQEENLKQEKMEVSD, translated from the exons ATGCCAGCCAATACCTCCTTGTCTCTGCCAGTGGATGTCAGGAAAAG gCTGGAGGTGTTGGAAAAAGATGAAGATGGGATCTCAGATGAG GACCGTGTCAAAGAAAAGGTCAAGTTGGTGCAGGACTTCCTGCATGCGGATGCCCAGGACCAGCTCAGCAGCCTGAAAGCCAAGATGAAGAGTTCAGAGATCTCAATG GATGGCTACCTCTCTAAGGTGAAAGCCCTATTGGGACGTGAGCTGTGTGTGGAGAATGGCTCACACGGTGATGTTGTGGAGCAGAACTGCAAAAATGGCAAAACAAATGGCTCTGCCGCAAATGGTGACTCTCACAAGGAAGAGGATGAAGAGGGAATCATGGACACCAAAGAGGCTGATGCCATGAAGTCTCCTGCCCCCAAAGGAAAGGGAGGACGGAAGAACAAGTCAGACTCTGAGCCCAAGA AATCTCCTGGTTCCAGGGTCACAAGAAACTCTGTCTCCGGGAAACAACCGACCATTTTATCAATGTTCTCCAAAGT TCAGAAGCGCAAGTCTGATGAGGTGAATGGAGAGGTTATGAATGGAGAGgtggaagagaaggagaaagtAGACCCGgacacagaggaagaggag ACGCAGGAAGAGAAGCGTTTTAAAGTGGAGCCAGACAATAA GCCAGTTGCAGAAGACGCCACTAGTGAGAAAATGAAGGCAGTGGCTGCAGCTAAG ACTCCACCCCCTAAATGTCCAGACTGCAGGCAGTATCTGGATGACTCGGACCTCAAGTTATTTCAGGGAGATCCTGATAATGCG CTGGATGAGCCAGAAATGTTAACAGACGAGCGCCTCTCTCTGTTTGACTCAAACGAAGACGGCTTTGAGAACTACGAAGAACTACCCCAGCACAAGATTACCAACTTCTG TGTTTATGACAAGCGTGGCCACCTGTGTCCATTTGACTCTGGGCTCATTGAGAAGAACGTGGAGCTGTACTTCAGCTGTGCAGTCAAGCCCATCTATGATGACAACCCCTGCATGGATG GTGGGGTTCCTGCCAAAAAGCTTGGTCCCATCAATGCCTGGTGGATCACTGGTTTTGACGGAGGAGAGAAAGCCTTAATTGGATTCACTACAG CCTTTGCTGACTACATCCTGATGGATCCCAGGGAGGAGTACGCCCCCATCTTCGCCGTGATGCAGGAGAAGATCTACATGAGCAAGATGGTGGTGGAGTTCCTGCAGAAGAACCCTGATGTCAGCTATGAGGACCTCCTCAACAAGATCGAG ACCACAGTGCCTCCTGCTGGGCTGAACTTCAACCGCTTCACAGAGGACACGCTGCTGCGCCACGCCCAGTTCGTGGTGGAGCAGGTGGAGAGCTACGACGAGGCCGGGGACTCTGACGAGCAGCCCATCATCGTAACCCCCTGCATGAGGGACCTGATCAAGCTGGCTGGGGTCACCCTGGGAAAGAG GAGAGCTGCTAGAAGACAGGCCATCCGCCATCCCACCAAGATTGAGAAGGACAGCAAAGGAGGGCCCACTAGAGCGACTACCACCAAGCTGGTCTACAAGATCTTTGACACTTTCTTCTCTGACCAGATTGATCAGAATGAGAAGGATGGAGGAACCAAACGGCAGCGCTGCGGTGTCTGTGAG GTTTGCCTAGTTCCAGATTGTGGCAAGTGTTCAGCCTGCAAGGACATGATCAAGTTCGGGGGTAGTGGTCGCAGCAAGCAGGCTTGCCAGAAGAGGAG ATGCCCCAACCTGGCAGTAAAGGAGGCTGAGGATGATGAGAATGTAGAGGAGGAAGAGTTGTTGCCTGTAAAGGCCCCTTCAAAGAAGGTGTCCAAGGCCAAGACTAAGAAGCGGAGCAATGGCAAGCTGACCTGGGTTGGAGACTCTATCAAA ACTGAGGGGAAGAAGCAGTACTACATGAAGGCGTGTATGGACAACGAGGTGCTGGAGTTGGGAGACTGTGTTTCTGTCAGCTCTGATGACCCATCAATCCTGCTCTACCTGGCCAG GATCACATCCCTGTGGGAGGATAACAATGGGAAGTGGTTCCATGCCCACTGGTTCTGCCGCGGTACAGATACTGTACTGGGGGAGTCCTCTGACCCTCTGGAGCTGTTCCTGGTCGAGGACTGTGAAGACATGCAGCTGAGCTACATAGAGGGCAAGGTCAACGTCATGTACAAGGCCCCCTCAGACAGCTGGTTCATGGAG GGTGGCATGGTAGAGGACATCAAGGTGATTGACGATGACAATGGGAAGAATTTCTTCTACCAGCTGTGGTATGAAGGAGACTGTGCCCGCTTTGAGACCCCGCCTACCTCCACACCCCAAGAGGACTTTAAGTACAA CTTCTGTGCCAGCTGTAGTAGGGCTGAGGAGAGGGAAGAACAGGAGACTCCTCGGGTGTTTGAACCCATAAAGGACGAGGACCACGACTCCAAGGCATTATATGCTCTGGCCTGCCTGAAGGGAGAGCAGTTCAGGGTGGGAGACAGCTGCTACCTGCCCCCTGATGCATACAACTTCAG TGTGAAGGCAGCCAGTCCAGTGAAGCGTCCTCACAGGAAGGAGGACGTGGATGAGGAGTTGTACCCAGAGTACTACAGGAAGCATTCAGACTACATCAAGGGCTCCAACCTGGATGCCCCTGAGCCCTTCAGAGTGGGACGCATCAAGGAGATCTTCTGCCACAGACGCAGCAACGGGAAGGCTGACGTGTCTGAAGTCAAACTGCGCTTGTACAAGTTCTACAG GCCTGAGAACACTCACAAGGGGGTGAAGGCAGGTTACCACACAGACATCAACCAGCTGTACTGGAGTGACGAGGAAGTGACAGTCAACATGTCTGAGGTGCTGGGCCGGTGTCGTGTGGAGTACGGAGAGGACCTGAATGAGACAGTTCAGGACTTCTCCTCAGGCGGACCTGACCGATTCTACTTCCTTGAG GCTTATAATGCCAAGTCCAAGAGCTTTGAGGACCCACCCAACCATGCCCGCTCTGCTGTCAACAAGGGCAAGGGGAAAGGGAAGGGCAAAG GTAAAGGCAAAGGGAAGTCGTCTTCTGCTCAGGAGCCTCCAGACCAGGAGCCTCAGGACCCCAAGGTGCCCAAGCTGCGTACCCTGGACGTGTTCTCTGGCTGCGGTGGGCTCTCTGAAGGCTTCCACCAAGCTG GTATTGCTGAGACTCTGTGGGCCATTGAGATGTGGGACCCAGCAGCCCAGGCCTTCAGACTGAACAACCCGGGCACCACAGTGTTTACAGAGGACTGCAATGTGCTGCTAAAGCTGGTGATGTCTGGAGAGAAGACAAACTCCCTGGGCCAGCGGCTGCCCCAGAAGGGAGACGTGGAGATGCTGTGTGGAGGCCCTCCCTGTCAAGGCTTCAGCGGCATGAACCGCTTCAACTCCAGAACCTACTCCAAATTCAAAAACTCTCTGGTGGTGTCTTATCTCAG TTACTGCGACTACTACAGACCCAAGTTCTTCCTGCTTGAGAACGTGAGGAACTTTGTCTCCTTCAAAAGCTCCATGGTCCTGAAACTGACTCTCCGCTGTCTTGTCCGCATGGGCTATCAGTGCACATTCGGAGTCCTTCAG GCTGGGCAGTACGGCGTGGCTCAGACGCGGCGCAGGGCCATCATCCTGGCGGCTGCGCCTGGGGAGAAGCTTCCTCGCTACCCAGAGCCCCTGCATGTGTTCGCTCCCCGGGCATGCTCTCTCAACGTGGTGGTGGACGACAAGAAATATTTCAGCAACGTCACACG AGGTAATGGCGGTGTGTACAGGACCATCACAGTCAGGGACACCATGTCTGACCTGCCAGAGATCCGCAACGGAGCGTCTGCTCTGGAGATCTCCTACAACGGAGAGCCCCAGTCCTGGTTCCAGAGGAAGATCAGAGGCACACAGTACCAGCCCATCCTCAAAGACCACATCTGCAAG GACTTGAGTGCCCTTGTAGCAGCCCGTATGAGGCACATCCCCCTGGCGCCTGGCTCTGACTGGAGGGACCTGCCCAACATGGAGGTCCGGCTGAGAGACGGGACCTCATCCAAGAAGCTCCGCTACACCCACCCAGACAAGAAGAATGGCCGCAGCAGCTCTGGAGCACTGAGGGGCGTTTGTACTTGTTCAGGAG GGGTGCCCTGTGACCCTGCTGACAGGCAGTTCAACACTCTGATCCCCTGGTGTTTGCCTCACACGGGGAACCGCCACAACCACTGGGCCGGCCTCTATGGCAGGCTGGAGTGGGACGGCTTCTTCAGCACCACCGTTACCAACCCTGAGCCCATGGGCAAGCAG GGTCGAGTCCTGCATCCAGAGCAGCACAGAGTGGTCAGTGTGAGAGAGTGTGCACGCTCTCAGGGCTTCCCTGATACCTACCGCTTCTTTGGAAACGTTCTAGACAAACACAGACAG GTTGGTAACGCTGTTCCTCCACCACTCTCCAGAGCCATTGGACTAGAGATCAAGAAGTGTGTCTTAGAGCGGATCAAGGAGGAGAACGAGAAAG AGAACGGGAAGCAGGAAGAGAACCTAAAGCAGGAGAAGATGGAGGTCTCGGACTAG